GAGTTGTTTACGCTCGTTTTTGTGCCAAATGGATTAAAGTCGAGATCATCCAACTTGTTTAAGTTAAATGAGTAGGAACTTTTAGGGGCAGAAAGCTCAGAGGCTTCACCAGCATCAGGCTTAACTTGAGGTTCTTGTGATGGTCGTTTGTCATCTACTGGCTTTACCTCTTTAGATTTAGCGCCAGGGAGCCTTTTGCCAAATTTTTTGGGTGGTGGTTTCTGTTTAACGTCACAGTCATCAAAATTGAACTCAAGTTTGATCGGGCCCTCTGTGTTTGGGGTAGACTTGTCTGTATTGGTGGATGTGGCCCCTCCATCTCGTGTTACTTCAGGCTGAACAGGCTCTTCTTCAGCCACCTCAGGAACATTCACAACGTCAGCAGGTTTTTCTTCCTTTATTTGTGGCTCATCTACAAAAAGGCTCTTTTCTGGCATTTTTCTCTCCAGAGTAGGGGAATTTGCAATTTTACAGCCACCTGTCTGGAAAGGATTTATAGCATCAAGGTTGTCAAAATCTAAGTTGTATGAGCTTTTCACTTGTAATGGAGCATCTTCCACAAAACTGCCTGATGCCGGGTCTTCATCAGCACGTGGAGACATTTTAATGGGTTGTTGGTCTGGAGTGGCAGTGCATGAATCTTGTTCCTTAATTGCTGCAACCTTTGCTACGGTGACCACACTGCTCTCTGTAGAACTGATGTTAGCAGAGACGTCAAACAGGGAATTTTCAACAGACGGGGTGACTGGAAGGGTCTCATCTAGTGCAAATTCTATCTTAGGAGGCTCATCCATGGTACTCTCTGGTTCTGTATGGGCGCCTTGTTCTTCTGGAACATTTTCAATGACAGGTTTTGTTGGAAAAAGGGCCATCTTGTTAGCCCCCTGAAATGGGTTGAAAGCATCAAGGTTGTCAAAATCCAACTGGTAGCCTTTGCTTTGTATAGGCATGATATCATCAGGGTAGAGAGATGCTTCTATAAGAAAGGTCAAGTGGATGTGCATTAGATTCTTCACAGCCAAATACAATTCAAGGACTTGTCTTGAATTGAAATTACATTATTTTGGATTGAAATACCTTGGTTGGGCTCATCTGATCCAGTCGAGACCTCTGGCAGCAAATCACTGCCAAAACAAACCAAGCACAGTTAAAATTATTAGTAATTGGGTCACTGGGGAAAGCTTTTACATAAGAATATTGCTTACTTTGTTTTATCCAAATTCAAAGCTCCCATAGCTACAGAACACTCATCCACACAGGTCATCTTGGCAGACTTGGTTGGGGATAAAATTCTTTTAGTCACAGGGTCTCTTCTTGGAGTCTGAAAACAAACCTACACACAAATAGTTTGGTCAGTACTGTAAGCATTGCCTAGACACTAAATAATCTAGCCACAGGTTCTGGGAACCATACCTTTGACCCCTTTGGAACTGTCTTGCTGGGTAGGTTCTCTGTCTGACGCAGGATGGAAGGCCTCCCAGTTGGCTGATCAATGGCAAAGATGTCGTTGCTCAAGCTGCTGTGCTTTCCTCCAGGGCAGACCCCACGATTCTCATCATTTACATCAACAGAACTCATCCTGTTAAGAGAAGGACAGACTATCAGCTGCAGGGCTGGTAGGATCCGACTCTACTGGGAGGGAGGTGTCTTGATAAAAGCTGCAACCAATTGATAAGACAGTTTAGGTCATGTGGCTGATAAGTGTAAAACTTACCCTTGGGCACAAATAAACATGTGAGTCTGACAATTTACTGTTAGTGTCTACATTGGCAAGAACCATTTTATTGGTACGCTACACTCCTTCTCTAGAAAAAGTGTTTTGCAAAGTGTAAAAAATTGCTTACGTTTTTCAcgtgttaaataaataaaaatctaatttagATTTCTAAAACGTTTGAAACCACAGTACGGTCATTACACTGTTAATCCACCAGAGGGAGCCAACAACAACCTGCCCAGTTACAGTAACCGTTTAAGTTAATCATCTAGTCATTGTTTGAGCCTGAATGAGACGTTTGTTTACTAAGTGATATGCGTTTTTATTAGAGTTGCCAACGTTGTCATTTATAAAAGAATTTGACGTTAACTAAGTTACACCAACATCTGTTAATGCTATAGCCTTCAGCAGTGTGTGAACGATTCAACACCCAAATCAAGTCATTTGCATCAGCATTAAACAATAGTACAGTTATCTGCTTAACTGACTTTCCTAACATTAGTCTGCCGACTTTTAACTATGGGGCATCTGTCAGGAGAACTCATCAACTACAATAAATAAGTGCTATTGTTGCTGGCGATAGTTAGCAAATTCAACATCATTAAGAGCTAACGCTAAGCTAAAATTTGCCTGAGAACTGTTGAAAATTACTTATGTTAGAGGCGACATGGAAAAAAAACTCTGGACGTTTGACTGCATGCAAAACGTtaactacagtatatttaccACCTACCTCGAAGAAAAATAATCCAGCCAGAAATAATAACGTCTACCGTCAAATACGTCCAAT
Above is a window of Betta splendens chromosome 22, fBetSpl5.4, whole genome shotgun sequence DNA encoding:
- the tacc3 gene encoding transforming acidic coiled-coil-containing protein 3 isoform X2; translated protein: MSSVDVNDENRGVCPGGKHSSLSNDIFAIDQPTGRPSILRQTENLPSKTVPKGSKVCFQTPRRDPVTKRILSPTKSAKMTCVDECSVAMGALNLDKTNDLLPEVSTGSDEPNQEASLYPDDIMPIQSKGYQLDFDNLDAFNPFQGANKMALFPTKPVIENVPEEQGAHTEPESTMDEPPKIEFALDETLPVTPSVENSLFDVSANISSTESSVVTVAKVAAIKEQDSCTATPDQQPIKMSPRADEDPASGSFVEDAPLQVKSSYNLDFDNLDAINPFQTGGCKIANSPTLERKMPEKSLFVDEPQIKEEKPADVVNVPEVAEEEPVQPEVTRDGGATSTNTDKSTPNTEGPIKLEFNFDDCDVKQKPPPKKFGKRLPGAKSKEVKPVDDKRPSQEPQVKPDAGEASELSAPKSSYSFNLNKLDDLDFNPFGTKTSVNNSPKANEKASAVPEQMDKPAEDGAACARESAPSSDLTFGDMTKHSAASGDGFQSDAEQLDNNLPESHPTMSTEPEQKSQNDMSEFSDEFVPGTMFMTNNFDGQIDYLEQFGSSSFKESALRKQSLYLKFDPLLRESPKKSAGPAAQTSVPHPAALASRFETQNTTYKESENEPQKDYFKSTPLLESLVPPFPQPANTEDAIIEVLKYSQKDLDAAIARVQAEVKEKEEQWNAKYKKQLDDSQEMRKITAEYEIIIAQMMADQEKEKEVAQAKLNAALLEKDQVSSDLNAMERSCSDLFKRLEKYRDVVDGYKKNEETLKACAQDYLVRIRKEEQRYQMLKAHAEDKISHANEEIAEVRSKNKAEVSALHAQLRREQLKVQSLEKSLDQKEKEVEELTKLCDELITKVQKG
- the tacc3 gene encoding transforming acidic coiled-coil-containing protein 3 isoform X1, encoding MSSVDVNDENRGVCPGGKHSSLSNDIFAIDQPTGRPSILRQTENLPSKTVPKGSKVCFQTPRRDPVTKRILSPTKSAKMTCVDECSVAMGALNLDKTNDLLPEVSTGSDEPNQEASLYPDDIMPIQSKGYQLDFDNLDAFNPFQGANKMALFPTKPVIENVPEEQGAHTEPESTMDEPPKIEFALDETLPVTPSVENSLFDVSANISSTESSVVTVAKVAAIKEQDSCTATPDQQPIKMSPRADEDPASGSFVEDAPLQVKSSYNLDFDNLDAINPFQTGGCKIANSPTLERKMPEKSLFVDEPQIKEEKPADVVNVPEVAEEEPVQPEVTRDGGATSTNTDKSTPNTEGPIKLEFNFDDCDVKQKPPPKKFGKRLPGAKSKEVKPVDDKRPSQEPQVKPDAGEASELSAPKSSYSFNLNKLDDLDFNPFGTKTSVNNSPKANEKASAVPEQMDKPAEDGAACARESAPSSDLTFGDMTKHSAASGDGFQSDAEQLDNNLPESHPTMSTEPEQKSQNDMSEFSDEFVPGTMFMTNNFDGQIDYLEQFGSSSFKESALRKQSLYLKFDPLLRESPKKSAGPAAQTSVPHPAALASRFETQNTTYKESENEPQKDYFKVFAAPSTPLLESLVPPFPQPANTEDAIIEVLKYSQKDLDAAIARVQAEVKEKEEQWNAKYKKQLDDSQEMRKITAEYEIIIAQMMADQEKEKEVAQAKLNAALLEKDQVSSDLNAMERSCSDLFKRLEKYRDVVDGYKKNEETLKACAQDYLVRIRKEEQRYQMLKAHAEDKISHANEEIAEVRSKNKAEVSALHAQLRREQLKVQSLEKSLDQKEKEVEELTKLCDELITKVQKG